In one Choloepus didactylus isolate mChoDid1 chromosome 1, mChoDid1.pri, whole genome shotgun sequence genomic region, the following are encoded:
- the LOC119531044 gene encoding carbonyl reductase [NADPH] 1-like → MSSCSRVALVTGANKGIGFAITRELCRQFSGDVVLTARDAARGRAAVQQLQAEGLSPRFHQLDIDDQQSIRALRDFLRKEYGGLDVLVNNAGIAFKSRVVNVSSIVSVRALKSCSPELQKKFRSETIMEEELVGLMNKFVEDTKNGVQQKEGWPNTAYGVSKISVTVLSRIQARKLNEQRRSDKILLNACCPGWVRTDMAGPNATKSPEEGAETPVYLALLPPDAEGPHRQFVSEKKVEQW, encoded by the exons ATGTCGTCCTGCAGCCGCGTGGCGCTGGTGACCGGGGCCAACAAGGGCATCGGCTTCGCCATCACGCGCGAGCTGTGCCGGCAGTTCTCGGGGGACGTGGTGCTGACGGCGCGGGACGCGGCGCGGGGCCGGGCGGCCGTGCAGCAGCTGCAGGCCGAGGGCCTGAGCCCGCGCTTCCACCAGCTGGACATCGACGACCAGCAGAGCATCCGCGCCCTGCGCGATTTCCTCCGCAAGGAGTACGGGGGGCTCGACGTGCTGGTCAACAACGCGGGCATCGCCTTTAAGA GCAGAGTGGTGAATGTGTCTAGCATAGTTAGTGTCCGAGCTCTTAAaagctgcagcccagaactgcagAAAAAGTTTCGAAGTGAGACCATCATGGAGGAGGAGCTGGTGGGGCTCATGAACAAGTTTGTGGAAGATACAAAGAATGGTGTGCAACAGAAGGAGGGCTGGCCCAATACTGCGTATGGAGTGTCGAAGATCAGTGTCACAGTCCTGTCCAGAATCCAAGCCAGGAAACTCAATGAGCAAAGGAGAAGCGACAAAATCCTCCTGAATGCCTGCTGCCCGGGGTGGGTGAGAACCGACATGGCAGGGCCCAACGCCACCAAAAGCCCTGAAGAAGGAGCTGAGACGCCGGTGTACTTGGCCCTTCTGCCCCCAGATGCGGAGGGGCCTCACAGACAGTTTGTTTCAGAGAAAAAAGTGGAACAGTGGTGA